One region of Luteolibacter yonseiensis genomic DNA includes:
- a CDS encoding c-type cytochrome: MNRTLFYAGLACSFGLAFPFQTLHAAPQWIWTGSSAKDGEKATFTKTFTVSGNIKSARLDFTCDNGAVAYLNGTKVAENADWNSATTANVAKLLKSGQNELKIDATNEGATAGLVAVLKITTADGKETLVETGADWTASETGGKDTKPATAIAKYGASPWGEALKGASSGATGEISDMVVAPGFEVKLIYTVPKSEQGSWVAITEDNKGRLITSDQYGTLYRVTLPPAGKDEPPKVEPLKLPNGPSGKPLGGAHGLLYAFDSLYVMDNETEDTGLWRLTDTNRDDEFNKAELIRKCDGGGEHGTHGIVLGPDGKSIYFVNGNHTKLPEKLDYSRPVAIGEDHLTPRMWDANGHARGILAPGGYVCKTDPDGKHVELFAGGFRNQYDIAFDANGELFTYDSDMEWDLGSPWYMPTRINHIVSAGDYGWRSGSGRWPSHYADSLPEVLDIGPGSPTGTVFGTGAKFPAKYQRALYALDWTYGTMWAIHLVPDGATFKATKEEFVAGKPMPFTDAIISRTDGSMYFTTGGRKSQSALYKVTYTGKDSTAPAPKVEPTAEAKLRRQIETLHEEKAGGDSIGKAWPYLSHKDRFIRFAAREAIERQPAQKWADKALAETNPQASIEALIALARVGDKSLQPKIFVSLGRLDFAKLPQELKLPYLRAWQLVFTRMGKPAPDVCAKIVERLDPLFPDADPHINRDLVDLLVFLDSRSIVAKTVPLLDTAKDADITIASDAVLSRNDGYATAVEGMHGSHPNRQAISYANALREAKVGWTPELRKTFFGWFPRTSKWSGGNSFKGFLNNIRTMALTNCVTDETERAALDTLSKAAPPAPPSNLVMPKGPGKDYTVDEIDALAKEGLKGRNFEQGKAMFSAQLCINCHHFGGDGGNSGPDLTGSGNRYTVKDLAENIIEPSKVISDQYPSEQLDLKDGTTVVGRVVVQENGKLFVMASALAPDALTVVDEAQIKTRSPFNTSMMPPGLLTPLNKDELLDLFAYILSGGNPKDAKFAK, encoded by the coding sequence GTGAATCGCACCCTGTTCTACGCCGGTCTGGCCTGTTCGTTCGGTCTTGCATTTCCATTCCAAACCCTCCACGCCGCACCTCAGTGGATCTGGACCGGTTCCTCCGCGAAAGACGGGGAAAAGGCCACTTTCACCAAGACCTTCACCGTCTCCGGAAACATCAAGTCCGCGCGGCTCGACTTCACCTGTGACAATGGCGCGGTGGCCTATCTCAACGGAACGAAGGTTGCGGAAAACGCCGACTGGAACAGCGCGACCACCGCGAATGTCGCCAAGCTGCTCAAGTCCGGCCAGAACGAACTGAAGATCGATGCGACCAACGAAGGCGCCACCGCCGGACTGGTGGCGGTTCTCAAGATCACCACCGCCGACGGCAAGGAAACCCTCGTTGAGACCGGTGCGGATTGGACCGCCTCCGAAACCGGAGGCAAGGATACCAAGCCCGCCACCGCGATCGCCAAATACGGAGCCTCGCCATGGGGCGAGGCTTTGAAAGGTGCCTCAAGCGGCGCAACCGGGGAAATTTCCGACATGGTCGTCGCACCGGGCTTCGAGGTGAAACTCATCTACACCGTGCCGAAGAGCGAGCAGGGTTCGTGGGTCGCCATCACCGAGGACAACAAGGGCCGCCTCATCACCAGTGATCAATACGGCACACTCTACCGCGTCACGCTCCCTCCCGCGGGCAAGGACGAGCCGCCCAAGGTCGAACCGCTGAAACTGCCGAACGGCCCCAGCGGCAAACCCCTCGGCGGAGCGCACGGCCTGCTCTATGCCTTCGACAGCCTTTACGTGATGGACAATGAAACCGAGGACACCGGCCTCTGGCGTCTGACCGACACGAACCGCGACGACGAGTTCAACAAGGCCGAGCTCATCCGCAAGTGCGACGGCGGCGGCGAGCACGGCACCCACGGCATCGTCCTCGGGCCGGATGGCAAATCGATTTATTTCGTCAACGGCAACCACACGAAGCTCCCGGAAAAACTCGACTATTCCCGCCCTGTCGCGATCGGCGAGGACCATCTCACGCCACGCATGTGGGATGCGAACGGCCACGCCCGCGGCATCCTGGCCCCGGGTGGCTATGTTTGCAAAACCGACCCGGACGGCAAACATGTCGAACTCTTCGCCGGCGGCTTCCGCAACCAATACGACATCGCCTTCGACGCGAACGGAGAGCTTTTCACCTATGACTCCGACATGGAGTGGGACCTGGGATCCCCCTGGTATATGCCCACCCGCATCAACCACATCGTCAGCGCCGGCGACTATGGCTGGCGTTCCGGATCCGGCCGCTGGCCGAGCCACTACGCGGACTCGCTGCCCGAGGTGCTCGACATCGGCCCGGGGTCCCCGACCGGCACCGTCTTCGGCACAGGCGCGAAATTCCCCGCGAAATACCAACGCGCCTTGTATGCCTTGGACTGGACCTACGGCACCATGTGGGCCATCCACCTCGTTCCGGATGGAGCCACCTTCAAGGCCACGAAGGAGGAATTCGTCGCAGGCAAGCCCATGCCGTTCACCGATGCGATCATCAGCCGCACGGATGGATCGATGTATTTCACCACCGGCGGACGCAAGAGCCAGTCCGCGCTCTATAAAGTCACCTACACCGGCAAGGACAGCACCGCCCCGGCTCCCAAAGTGGAACCGACCGCCGAAGCGAAACTCCGCCGTCAGATCGAAACCCTGCATGAGGAAAAGGCCGGTGGAGATTCCATCGGCAAGGCCTGGCCCTACCTCTCACACAAGGACCGCTTCATCCGCTTCGCCGCCCGTGAGGCGATCGAACGCCAGCCGGCGCAGAAATGGGCCGACAAGGCGCTCGCGGAAACCAATCCCCAGGCGTCCATCGAGGCCTTGATCGCACTCGCCCGCGTCGGAGACAAATCCCTCCAGCCGAAGATCTTCGTCTCACTCGGCCGCCTTGATTTCGCGAAACTTCCTCAAGAGCTCAAACTTCCTTACCTCCGCGCCTGGCAGCTCGTCTTCACCCGCATGGGCAAGCCCGCGCCGGACGTCTGCGCGAAAATCGTCGAACGTCTCGACCCTTTGTTTCCGGATGCGGACCCGCACATCAACCGGGATCTGGTGGATCTCCTCGTCTTCCTCGACTCCCGCAGCATTGTCGCGAAGACCGTGCCCCTGCTGGACACCGCGAAGGACGCGGACATCACCATCGCCAGCGATGCCGTGCTTTCCCGCAACGACGGCTACGCCACCGCTGTCGAGGGCATGCACGGCAGCCACCCGAACCGCCAGGCCATCTCCTATGCGAACGCCCTCCGCGAGGCCAAGGTCGGCTGGACACCGGAACTGAGGAAAACCTTCTTCGGCTGGTTCCCCCGCACCTCCAAGTGGAGCGGTGGCAACAGCTTCAAGGGCTTCCTCAACAACATCCGCACGATGGCTCTCACCAACTGCGTGACGGATGAAACGGAACGCGCCGCCTTGGACACGCTTTCGAAAGCCGCCCCGCCTGCCCCACCGTCCAACCTCGTCATGCCGAAGGGTCCGGGCAAGGACTACACCGTGGATGAGATCGACGCCCTCGCCAAAGAAGGACTCAAGGGCCGGAACTTCGAGCAGGGCAAGGCGATGTTCTCCGCCCAGCTCTGCATCAACTGCCACCACTTCGGCGGTGACGGCGGCAACAGCGGTCCCGATCTCACCGGCTCCGGCAACCGCTACACCGTCAAGGACCTCGCGGAAAACATCATCGAGCCGTCCAAGGTCATCAGCGACCAATACCCCAGCGAGCAGCTCGACCTCAAGGACGGCACCACCGTCGTCGGCCGCGTGGTGGTCCAGGAGAACGGCAAGCTCTTCGTCATGGCCAGCGCCCTCGCCCCGGACGCCCTCACCGTGGTGGATGAGGCGCAGATCAAGACACGTTCGCCTTTCAACACCTCCATGATGCCACCCGGCCTGCTCACCCCGCTCAACAAGGACGAACTCCTCGACCTCTTCGCCTACATCCTCTCCGGCGGAAATCCGAAGGACGCGAAGTTCGCGAAGTAA
- the queA gene encoding tRNA preQ1(34) S-adenosylmethionine ribosyltransferase-isomerase QueA gives MLTKDFDYHLPEELIAARPLAERSASRMMVVHKNSGIIEHRMFRDFPEYLRPDDLLVLNDTKVIPARVFSDDGKTELLCLDRLTPLDWRCLVRPGKRMKLGRSVTVGGITGTVTEVFENGDRLIHWDALVDLDQHGHLALPHYMGREDELSDRDRYQTVFAREEGAIAAPTAGLHFTPELLEKIHHTFLTLHVGVGTFRPVSVDNIADHVMHSERYVVSAETAEKVNAAARVVAVGTTVTRVLESLGRPLSEKRGETDIFIHPPYQFGVVGALLTNFHLPQSTLIMLVSAFAGQELVMEAYRQAVAERYRFFSYGDCMLLV, from the coding sequence CTGCTCACCAAGGATTTCGACTACCACCTGCCGGAGGAACTCATCGCCGCACGGCCGCTCGCCGAGCGTTCCGCCTCCCGCATGATGGTGGTGCACAAGAACAGCGGTATCATCGAGCACCGGATGTTCCGGGATTTTCCGGAATACCTGCGGCCCGACGACCTGCTCGTCCTGAATGACACCAAGGTTATCCCCGCCCGTGTGTTTTCCGACGATGGAAAAACCGAGCTACTCTGCCTGGACCGCCTCACCCCGCTCGATTGGCGCTGCCTCGTGCGTCCGGGAAAACGCATGAAGCTCGGCCGCAGCGTGACCGTCGGCGGCATCACCGGCACCGTCACCGAAGTCTTTGAAAATGGCGACCGACTCATCCACTGGGACGCTCTCGTGGATCTGGACCAGCACGGCCACCTCGCCCTCCCCCACTACATGGGCCGCGAGGACGAACTCTCGGATCGCGACCGCTATCAGACAGTCTTCGCCCGCGAGGAAGGAGCCATCGCCGCCCCCACCGCCGGCCTGCATTTCACCCCGGAGCTGTTGGAAAAGATCCACCACACCTTTCTCACGCTCCACGTCGGCGTCGGCACCTTCCGTCCGGTGAGCGTGGACAACATCGCCGATCACGTCATGCACTCGGAGCGCTACGTCGTCAGCGCCGAGACTGCGGAAAAGGTGAACGCCGCCGCTCGCGTGGTCGCCGTAGGCACCACCGTCACCCGGGTGCTGGAATCCCTCGGCAGACCGCTCTCGGAAAAACGAGGAGAGACGGACATCTTCATCCATCCGCCCTACCAGTTCGGCGTGGTCGGCGCTCTGCTCACGAATTTCCACCTGCCGCAGAGCACGCTCATCATGCTCGTCAGCGCCTTCGCCGGGCAGGAACTCGTCATGGAAGCCTACCGCCAGGCCGTCGCCGAGCGTTACCGGTTTTTCAGCTACGGGGATTGCATGTTGCTGGTCTGA
- a CDS encoding exodeoxyribonuclease III has protein sequence MKLISWNVNGIRATLGKGFGDFVTSEKPDILCLQETKARPEQVTLPSELDGFHGYWDSAKKPGYSGTAIFTREQPLDVRVGLGVDEHDMEGRVLTLEYPDFHLVNVYTPNSQDGLRRLPYRLTWDAVFRRHCAELAKTKPVIFCGDLNVAHQEIDIARPKENRFSAGFSDEERASFTELLGAGFTDSFRHFYPDKKDAYSWWSFRGGARQRNVGWRIDYFGVSEPFMSRVKDAEILPHITGSDHCPVAITLA, from the coding sequence ATGAAACTCATTTCCTGGAACGTAAACGGCATCCGCGCCACGCTTGGCAAAGGCTTCGGTGATTTCGTGACCTCGGAGAAGCCGGACATCCTCTGCCTCCAGGAAACCAAGGCCCGGCCCGAGCAGGTCACCCTGCCTTCCGAGCTCGACGGCTTCCACGGCTACTGGGATTCCGCGAAGAAGCCCGGCTACTCCGGCACCGCCATCTTCACCCGCGAGCAACCGCTGGACGTCCGTGTGGGCCTCGGCGTGGATGAGCACGATATGGAAGGCCGCGTGCTCACGCTCGAATATCCGGACTTCCATCTGGTGAATGTTTACACGCCGAACTCGCAGGACGGCCTCCGCCGCCTTCCCTACCGCCTCACCTGGGACGCCGTCTTCCGCCGCCATTGCGCCGAACTCGCCAAGACCAAGCCAGTCATCTTCTGCGGAGACCTCAACGTCGCCCATCAGGAAATCGACATCGCGCGCCCCAAGGAAAACCGTTTTTCGGCCGGGTTTTCCGACGAGGAACGCGCCAGCTTTACCGAGCTTCTGGGCGCGGGCTTCACCGACAGCTTCCGCCACTTCTACCCGGACAAGAAGGACGCCTACTCCTGGTGGTCGTTCCGGGGCGGCGCGCGCCAGCGCAACGTGGGCTGGAGGATCGACTACTTCGGCGTCTCGGAACCGTTCATGTCACGGGTCAAGGATGCGGAGATCCTGCCGCACATCACCGGCTCGGACCACTGTCCGGTGGCGATCACGCTGGCTTGA
- a CDS encoding type II toxin-antitoxin system Phd/YefM family antitoxin: MKTTSIRELKHDTTAVMAMVANGESVEIRRRNVPVAVISPIPAKSPIERPNFRGRLKEIYGDALLTVTGTDLISEDRGDR; the protein is encoded by the coding sequence ATGAAGACGACAAGCATCCGTGAATTGAAGCACGACACCACGGCGGTGATGGCCATGGTGGCCAATGGTGAGAGCGTGGAAATCCGTCGCCGGAATGTGCCGGTCGCCGTGATTTCTCCGATCCCTGCCAAATCTCCGATCGAACGCCCTAACTTCCGAGGGCGGTTGAAGGAGATCTACGGAGACGCTTTGCTCACGGTCACCGGCACCGACCTCATTTCCGAAGACCGCGGTGACCGATGA
- a CDS encoding type II toxin-antitoxin system VapC family toxin, which yields MKTYADTGFLCSLYSADALTDKAERIMQRQTTPLAYTWLHQLELRNALRLRVFRKEISALQRNASLNLLLTDLAGGILEHASPNLSETMIEAERLSTAYSEKLGTRSMDIMHVAAAVVLGTSEFLSFDKRQVSLAKAAGLKVKPV from the coding sequence ATGAAAACCTATGCGGACACCGGATTTCTCTGCTCACTATACTCCGCCGACGCTCTGACGGATAAAGCTGAGAGAATCATGCAGCGGCAGACCACTCCGCTTGCCTACACCTGGCTGCATCAGTTGGAACTACGCAATGCCCTGCGACTCCGCGTCTTCCGAAAAGAAATCAGCGCCTTACAGAGGAATGCATCCCTGAATCTACTTCTAACGGATCTTGCCGGGGGCATACTCGAACACGCTTCGCCAAACCTGTCAGAAACAATGATCGAAGCTGAAAGACTCAGTACCGCCTACAGTGAAAAACTCGGCACTCGTTCAATGGACATCATGCACGTCGCCGCAGCGGTTGTTTTAGGAACATCCGAGTTTCTCAGCTTTGACAAACGCCAGGTCTCTCTCGCAAAAGCCGCGGGGTTGAAAGTGAAGCCTGTTTGA
- a CDS encoding penicillin-binding transpeptidase domain-containing protein: MNIRMILVGSGLAGWTVATLLDGAAKAGVLLAVAALVVLCMRRATAANRHLVWLCALTGALLVPFGFKILPTWRVLPSWMRWEEAPQLFYATGPVATGWSKLAETPAADAGASERHDSITPVKYVVPVAGKIPVSKPDIIRIRAKWLIGGWAVAGSILLMPLFASAVALRRRKSRAERLTSGSLVEALELVKSELGMRRKIVLLVGGPDAMPMVWGIFRSHLLLPQGAESWSSQRLRPILLHEVSHLRRNDPLALLLGHLALAVHWFNPLAWWAVRQLRIEQENACDDVVLTHGVRSSDYAMEMLAAANSFRASGLDRFAALTMARPAGMESRIAGILDASKNRRAITRGLVLCVTGIALLAAFPLAILHASEARGTGRGRILDRNGIVLAESPEDGVRSYPCHESAAHLLGYIAKDKESGKYVGLTGVEKISDRLLSDGRDVSLALDMGIQQAVENAMKDAGVANGAAVVLDCENGDVLASLSLPAYDPGVFIPELSQENFTALCKSSNFPMSNRVVTASTPGSVFKLVAALAACRTGQTNEVLECTGSEKIGNVELKCWIAKQHSDVHGWLDLHGGVIHSCNCYFMQLAEKLGIEKITESAGLLGLGQISGSGYSNENAGLFPGPPAEKKTFPKDKWTRHDTAMTTVGQGYSSATPLQLAVIAAAVANGEKVWVPRLILDGPPRYRTDLQEQGWKAAEIGKVRSALRDNVNVDGAVAQVARSAKVEIAGFSGTAQIRKRGQASSNAWFVSYAPAEDPKYAIAVMVEGGVSGAAVSGPIARQIFETICVDEWEK, translated from the coding sequence ATGAACATCCGGATGATCCTGGTGGGTTCCGGGCTGGCGGGCTGGACCGTGGCGACGTTGCTGGATGGCGCCGCGAAGGCGGGCGTTCTGCTGGCGGTGGCTGCGCTGGTGGTGCTTTGCATGCGTCGTGCGACGGCGGCGAACCGGCATCTGGTATGGTTGTGTGCGCTGACCGGCGCGCTGCTGGTGCCCTTCGGCTTCAAGATCCTCCCGACCTGGCGGGTCCTGCCGTCGTGGATGCGTTGGGAAGAAGCGCCGCAGTTGTTTTACGCCACGGGCCCGGTTGCGACGGGATGGTCGAAACTGGCGGAGACTCCTGCCGCCGATGCCGGGGCGTCGGAAAGGCACGACAGCATCACTCCGGTGAAATATGTCGTTCCGGTTGCCGGCAAGATCCCGGTCTCCAAGCCTGACATCATCCGCATCCGGGCGAAATGGCTCATCGGTGGATGGGCGGTGGCGGGATCCATCCTGTTGATGCCATTGTTCGCGAGCGCTGTCGCACTGCGCCGGAGGAAATCGCGTGCGGAACGCCTGACTTCCGGGTCGCTGGTGGAAGCTTTGGAACTCGTGAAATCCGAGTTGGGAATGCGGCGGAAAATCGTGCTGCTGGTGGGGGGACCGGATGCGATGCCGATGGTCTGGGGCATTTTCCGGAGCCATCTGTTATTGCCGCAGGGCGCGGAGAGCTGGTCGTCACAACGCCTGCGGCCGATCCTGCTGCACGAGGTTTCCCACCTTCGGCGCAACGATCCGCTCGCGCTTCTGTTAGGCCATCTGGCGCTGGCGGTCCATTGGTTCAATCCGCTCGCCTGGTGGGCGGTCCGGCAGCTCCGGATCGAACAGGAGAACGCCTGCGACGACGTGGTGCTGACCCATGGCGTGCGATCCAGCGACTATGCGATGGAGATGTTGGCGGCGGCGAATTCTTTCCGGGCAAGTGGCTTGGATCGTTTCGCGGCCCTGACCATGGCACGTCCGGCGGGGATGGAGTCGCGCATCGCTGGAATTCTGGATGCGTCGAAAAACCGCCGGGCCATCACGCGCGGACTGGTCCTGTGTGTGACGGGTATCGCATTGCTCGCGGCGTTCCCGCTCGCCATCCTGCACGCGTCGGAAGCGCGGGGGACCGGCAGGGGAAGGATCCTGGATAGGAATGGAATCGTACTGGCGGAGAGCCCTGAAGACGGGGTGAGAAGCTATCCCTGCCACGAGAGCGCGGCGCATCTGCTGGGTTACATCGCGAAAGACAAGGAGAGTGGCAAATACGTGGGGCTCACCGGAGTGGAGAAGATTTCCGACAGGCTCTTGAGCGATGGCAGGGACGTCTCGCTCGCGCTGGACATGGGAATCCAGCAAGCGGTGGAGAATGCCATGAAGGACGCCGGAGTCGCCAATGGCGCCGCGGTGGTTCTTGATTGTGAAAATGGCGATGTCCTGGCGAGTCTCTCGCTTCCTGCCTATGATCCGGGTGTTTTCATCCCGGAGCTGTCTCAGGAGAATTTTACAGCGCTTTGTAAAAGTTCAAATTTTCCGATGAGCAACCGGGTCGTGACCGCATCGACTCCGGGCTCGGTTTTCAAATTGGTCGCGGCACTCGCGGCCTGCCGCACGGGGCAGACGAACGAGGTCTTGGAATGCACCGGTTCGGAAAAAATTGGAAATGTTGAGCTGAAATGCTGGATAGCGAAACAGCACAGCGATGTGCACGGTTGGCTCGATCTGCATGGGGGTGTCATCCATTCCTGCAATTGTTACTTCATGCAGCTCGCTGAAAAATTAGGGATCGAAAAAATCACCGAAAGCGCGGGTCTGCTGGGACTGGGCCAGATATCGGGCAGCGGCTATTCCAATGAAAATGCCGGACTTTTTCCAGGCCCTCCGGCCGAGAAAAAAACATTTCCCAAGGATAAATGGACGCGCCACGACACCGCGATGACCACTGTCGGGCAGGGTTACTCATCCGCGACTCCCTTGCAGCTCGCGGTGATCGCGGCGGCGGTGGCGAATGGAGAGAAAGTCTGGGTTCCCCGTCTGATCCTGGATGGGCCGCCCCGGTATCGCACGGATCTGCAGGAGCAGGGATGGAAGGCCGCGGAGATCGGGAAAGTCCGCTCGGCCCTGCGTGACAACGTCAATGTTGATGGTGCGGTGGCGCAAGTGGCGAGAAGCGCGAAGGTGGAAATCGCCGGATTTTCAGGAACCGCGCAGATCAGGAAAAGGGGGCAAGCCTCCAGCAACGCGTGGTTCGTCAGTTATGCTCCGGCGGAGGATCCTAAATATGCCATCGCCGTCATGGTGGAAGGCGGGGTGTCCGGGGCGGCCGTCAGCGGTCCCATCGCCCGCCAGATTTTTGAAACGATCTGTGTGGATGAATGGGAAAAGTGA
- a CDS encoding BlaI/MecI/CopY family transcriptional regulator: MSDPTELSRRERQIMDVVFAQGDATVNQIAAALPDPPTAMAVRRMMHILEEKGFLKRRQEGREVVYSPKQSKQKAGKNALRHVLDTFFGGALDEALAAHLGSGETLSADQLSRINQLIEQARKEGR; this comes from the coding sequence ATGTCCGACCCCACCGAACTCAGCCGGCGAGAGCGCCAGATCATGGATGTGGTTTTCGCCCAGGGCGATGCCACGGTAAATCAGATCGCGGCCGCGCTGCCGGATCCGCCGACGGCGATGGCCGTCAGAAGGATGATGCACATTCTGGAAGAGAAGGGATTTCTCAAGCGCCGCCAGGAAGGACGCGAGGTGGTTTACAGCCCGAAGCAGTCGAAACAAAAGGCCGGGAAAAACGCGTTGCGGCACGTGCTCGACACCTTTTTCGGCGGTGCTTTGGACGAGGCGCTTGCCGCGCATCTCGGCAGCGGCGAGACATTGTCCGCGGACCAGCTTTCGCGGATCAACCAACTGATCGAGCAAGCCAGGAAGGAGGGCAGATAG
- the rsmI gene encoding 16S rRNA (cytidine(1402)-2'-O)-methyltransferase: MEPSSEISGRIILVPTPIGNLSDITLRALEILRGADRIACEDTRHSGQLLAHHGIPGKPLVSLHEHNEARRAPDLIAAARAGETIAVISDAGMPGISDPGYRLVQACIESGTPFEVLPGPSAVITALIGSGFPCHAFRFGGFLSVKSGKRRSALSSALDSGETGIFFESPHRIVSTLEILTEINPAAKTCVARELTKKFETYHRGTAAEVLAHFQSHAPKGEIVLLVHAPE, translated from the coding sequence ATGGAACCTTCTTCCGAAATCTCCGGCCGCATCATCCTCGTTCCGACCCCCATCGGGAATCTGTCCGACATCACCCTGCGCGCCCTTGAGATCCTCCGCGGTGCCGACCGCATCGCCTGCGAGGACACACGCCATTCCGGCCAGTTGCTCGCGCACCACGGCATCCCCGGGAAGCCCCTCGTTTCACTCCACGAACACAACGAAGCCCGCCGTGCGCCGGATCTCATCGCAGCCGCCAGAGCCGGTGAAACCATCGCCGTCATCAGCGACGCGGGCATGCCCGGCATCTCGGATCCCGGTTACCGGCTGGTGCAGGCGTGCATCGAGAGCGGCACGCCCTTCGAAGTTCTGCCAGGTCCATCCGCCGTCATCACCGCGCTCATCGGCTCGGGCTTTCCGTGCCATGCCTTCCGCTTCGGTGGATTTCTCTCTGTGAAATCCGGCAAGCGCCGCAGCGCCCTTTCCTCCGCGCTTGATTCCGGGGAAACCGGCATCTTTTTCGAGTCTCCCCACCGGATCGTTTCCACCCTGGAGATTCTGACGGAGATCAACCCGGCGGCGAAAACCTGTGTCGCCCGAGAGCTGACCAAAAAATTCGAGACGTACCATCGTGGCACCGCCGCGGAAGTGCTGGCGCATTTCCAGAGCCATGCGCCGAAAGGGGAGATCGTCCTGCTGGTTCACGCTCCGGAGTGA
- a CDS encoding acyl-CoA thioesterase, giving the protein MENPIHRQAGVIAFADTDASGWMHFPNVFKYVEAAEHACLRSRGVLVFDRAEGGWPRVKVGCEYKRPFLAGDPYEVLLEISNIGASSITWEFQVLNAAGETAAFGSMTNVRVNHVGRPVLITGEERSRLERGIHSAARSADGAE; this is encoded by the coding sequence ATGGAAAATCCGATCCATCGGCAGGCGGGCGTCATCGCGTTCGCAGATACGGACGCCAGCGGATGGATGCATTTTCCAAACGTCTTCAAATACGTCGAAGCCGCCGAGCACGCGTGCCTGCGCTCGCGCGGCGTGCTCGTCTTCGATCGAGCGGAAGGCGGCTGGCCAAGGGTGAAAGTCGGTTGCGAATACAAGCGTCCGTTTCTCGCGGGAGATCCGTATGAGGTGCTGCTGGAGATTTCCAACATCGGCGCGTCCTCCATCACTTGGGAATTCCAGGTGCTTAATGCCGCCGGTGAAACCGCGGCGTTCGGCAGCATGACGAATGTCCGCGTGAATCACGTCGGCAGGCCTGTCCTGATCACCGGCGAGGAACGCTCCAGACTGGAGCGCGGGATTCATTCCGCCGCGCGAAGCGCCGATGGCGCGGAATAG
- the fabF gene encoding beta-ketoacyl-ACP synthase II, translating into MSERRVVITGIGCISPLGNDLSTTWDGLKEGRSGISTITQIDPTPFDCKIAGEIKNFNADQYFNVPKDARRADRYVQFAVAASKMAMEDSGIDVSKIDPRRFGCMVGSGIGGLSTLEREHTTFMEKGPKRVSPFTIPMMISNIASGIVSMEFGLLGPNMVIVTACATSNHNIGEAWRIIKFGDADAFVCGGAEAAVLPMGLSGFASMKALSTRNDEPEKASRPFDKGRDGFVMGEGAGVVVIEELEHALKRGAKIYAELIGYGVSADAYHLSAPSPDGSGPAYAIAMALKHGKKNPEDVQYLNAHATSTGLGDVAETKAIKVAFGDYAKNGLMVSSTKSMTGHMLGAAGGIELIASVMAIKDGVIPPTINVEEQDPECDLDVVPNVAREVPVKVALSNSFGFGGHNASVLVSKYE; encoded by the coding sequence ATGAGCGAACGACGCGTCGTCATCACCGGCATCGGCTGTATTTCCCCACTTGGCAACGACCTGAGCACCACTTGGGACGGCCTCAAAGAGGGGCGCAGCGGCATCTCCACCATCACCCAGATCGATCCTACCCCGTTCGACTGCAAAATCGCTGGTGAAATCAAGAATTTCAATGCCGACCAGTACTTCAACGTACCCAAGGACGCCCGTCGCGCGGACCGCTATGTGCAATTCGCCGTGGCCGCTTCGAAAATGGCGATGGAGGATTCCGGCATCGATGTCTCGAAAATCGACCCGCGCCGCTTCGGCTGCATGGTCGGCAGCGGCATCGGCGGACTTTCCACGCTGGAGCGCGAGCACACGACTTTCATGGAAAAAGGACCGAAGCGCGTTTCGCCCTTCACCATTCCGATGATGATCTCGAACATCGCCAGCGGCATCGTTTCCATGGAGTTCGGCCTTCTCGGTCCGAACATGGTCATCGTCACCGCCTGCGCCACCTCCAACCATAATATCGGGGAAGCATGGCGGATCATCAAGTTCGGCGATGCGGATGCGTTCGTCTGCGGTGGTGCCGAAGCCGCCGTCCTGCCGATGGGCCTTTCCGGATTCGCAAGCATGAAGGCGCTCAGCACCCGCAACGACGAGCCTGAGAAGGCTTCCCGTCCGTTCGACAAGGGCCGCGACGGCTTTGTCATGGGCGAGGGCGCGGGTGTCGTCGTCATCGAGGAACTCGAACACGCCCTCAAGCGGGGGGCGAAGATCTACGCCGAACTCATCGGCTATGGTGTGAGCGCGGACGCCTACCACCTCAGCGCGCCATCGCCCGATGGCAGCGGCCCTGCCTACGCCATCGCGATGGCGCTCAAGCATGGGAAGAAGAATCCCGAGGACGTGCAGTATCTCAACGCCCACGCCACCTCCACCGGCCTCGGTGATGTGGCGGAGACGAAAGCCATCAAGGTTGCCTTCGGAGACTACGCGAAAAACGGCCTCATGGTCAGTTCCACCAAGTCCATGACCGGCCACATGCTGGGCGCGGCGGGCGGTATCGAGCTCATCGCCAGCGTCATGGCCATCAAGGACGGTGTCATTCCTCCGACCATCAACGTTGAAGAGCAGGATCCCGAGTGCGATCTGGACGTCGTCCCGAACGTCGCCCGCGAGGTGCCGGTGAAGGTGGCGCTCTCCAACAGCTTCGGCTTCGGAGGTCACAACGCCTCCGTGCTCGTCAGCAAATACGAGTGA